The following DNA comes from Lynx canadensis isolate LIC74 chromosome B1, mLynCan4.pri.v2, whole genome shotgun sequence.
agccccgtgtcgggcaatgtgctgacagctcagaacctggagcctgctttggattctgtgtctccctctctctctgtccctctcctgcttgcactccctctctgtctgtctctcaaaaataaataaacattaaaaaacaaagcattgaagtcattcttgactcctttctttctcttatgtCTGGCATCCAGTCCAGTAGCAAATCCTATCAGCTCAACTTTAAAATTATACCTAAAATGTAATACACTGCTACCACCCTGGCTCAGCCATGTTAGTCACTCACCTAATGTAATTGGCCCACCACTTCCATCCAGGCCAATCAGCAGCCCACTGTCTCCAACCTGCAGTCAGATTGACCCTCCACAGCCTAAGTCAGATCAAGTAATAAGCTTCTCAGAGTCACGCAGGGGCTCCTCATCTCAATCAGAGTAAAAGTCCAAGCCCTATGGCCAACCACACTCTATGTTTCCTGGAACCTGCTAGTTCTCTGACTTCTGACTATTGTACACCGCCCGCATTGCTAACTATCCTCCAGCCAGACTGGTCTCCTGGATGATCTTACATATGCCAAGCACAAGCTACCACAGGGACTTAGAGCTTTTGCTCTTGAGGCTTCTGAGCATCTCTCTTCCCCAGATTTCCACATGGCTGCTCCCTCATTTTCTTGAGGTTTCTTCAAGTAGTACCCCAACAAAGAGGCCTCCCTTGTGCCACCTGTATAAAATAATGACCTCCCAGAATTCTATGCTGCTCACTGTGCTTTATTTCCCCGCTCCCAGCACATATATCCTAAGGATGGTAAACATTGATTTGTTGATGGCTTGTCCACACTACATTGAACACAAGCCCCATGAATGTGGGGACAATAGCCATGTTAGTCACTACTGTATCCCAGGACTTAGAGGAGGGCCATCCCAAAGGAGGGTCTCAGTGATGTTTGTTGAATTAGTAGACAAAGGAAGAGTGAACAAAAGAGTCCAGTAACAGAGTCAAGGCTGAGTTTTCATCAGGAGAAGCATACATTTCTCTACTGCTCAGATCTGGCCATCAGAGCAGTTCCTCATGAAGTCACCATTGAGGACTGTGCCGTGGCTTGCTCATCTCAGGCTGACTTCTACCTTTTGTCCCCTTACAGGTCTACAGCTCTCCCAGGTTCTGTGAGGCTTCTGCTATGACCGCAGCTTCTTCTTGGTACCAGGACTCCCCCTTACTGCTGCAGCCACACCAGATCCCTGCTCTGCCCTGTCTGTCTTTAGCCCCAAGTCAGCATGGGTAGTGTCAGTAGCCTCATTTCTGGCCACAGCTTCCATGGCAAGCACTGCCGGGCTTCACGGTACAAGCTGGGCAAGTCCTCCCATCTCAAGAAACTCAATCGATATTCAGATGGGCTTCTGAGATTTGGCTTCTCCCAGGACTCAGGCCATGGCAAGTCCAGCTCCAAAATGGGAAAGAGTGAAGACTTCTTCTACATCAAGGTCAGCCAGAAAGCCCGGGGCTCCCACCACCCAGATTACACTGCACTGTCTAGTGGGGACATAGGCGGCCAGGCTGGGGTGGACTTTGGCCCGTCCACCCCACCCAAGCTTATGCCCTTCTCCAGTCAGCTAGAAATGGTAAGCAAGGGTCTTTGGTAAGAGTGGGTGGGTTGGAAAAGCAATAGAGAgcaaaatgggaagaagagagtGGGGGCAAGGATGGGAATGAAGGCAGtgatacaaacatttaaaaacccaaGAAGCCAGGGCAGTGGTGGTGAGGGTGGAAATGCTCAGTCACACCACAGAGATCAAAGGCTGGACGAGGGAATTGAAGCACTGGTCATGCCCCTAAACTGGAAGTCTTGAGTGATCCCTtacacaaaaagcaaaagagaaatgaaagccttTCTGAGCCCTACTGGAATGTAACTCTGGATTGTCAAAACAGGACCAACAGCAGCATTTTCAAGTACATGGCAAGGGGAGGGAGCTCTATTATCATCTGGAAGAGCCAATGGAGAGTCTGCTTGTAGAGAGCTAGCAGCTTTGCTGCTAGCAGACTCCTGAAGGTGGGCCTTTCCCTCACTTGCTGCTGTTGTGGTGCAGCAGCTCCTCACTCAAGCCAGGCCTTGAAAGTGTCTTCGGTGGGATAAGAACTGAGTTTGTTATCATCAGTTTAGCAGAAATGAGGTCAAAAGAGGCCTATAAAGTCAGAAATCCAGCCCTTATGCCAGCTCAAGTTCTCATGGGTCCAACCAGTGGACTTGAGAACAATTTCCCTAGTTAATCACATGCCCCCACCTGGGGGGATGAATCCATGACTTTGATATTCTAGGAAGTGACCCACTTAGTTTGCATAGAGCTTTAAGCTTTTCAAATTTAAAGGGTTTGTAGACTGCAAGGTACTCTTCCAATGAAAATGacagttttaagaaaaagattgttggggcgcctgggtggctcagtcagttgagcgtcggactttggcttaggtcatgatctcatgatctgtgagttcgagccccgcgccgggctctgtgctgacagctcagagcctggagtctgcttcggattctgtgtctccttctctctctgcccctcccccactcaagctctgtctctctctgtctcagaaataaataaacattaaaaaaaaaaaggattgttatTGCAAGTGGTCTTCCCAACCCTTTGATATTAGTCACAGCCAGTATTCTTGCTTCTGGCCTAGTGGAAGGGGCAGTGAAGGTGAAGAAGGGATGCTTATTGACCATGCTTGTTGAGCCTAATGCCCTTACCCTACACCACACAGAGACCCAGAACCAGAGCCCTGGCCTAGGGATCTCAGCCAGGGAACCTAAAGATGCTATTCATCATCTCACAAGGGCTGGGACAAGCTGATGACAGGTTAGTAGTTTGTAAAACAAAGTAACTCAGTGATCCTTAAGTACATCCCCTAGCCACAAAGGAATTCCTCCTTCTTGAGAGAGACTCACCATATTCAGCTGCTTCATAGCAACAGGCAAGATCGCCTATGGTTATTACCAAAAAGGATGCTGTGTGGCCAGCATACACACCCAGCAAGGGAGGGAAAGGTGAGAGGGGAGTTGAAGTGAGACATGGAATCAATATGGTTGTTTTCCTCACCAGGGGTCAGAGAAAGGTGCAGTGAGGCCCACAGCATTCAAGCCTGTGCTGCCACGGTCAGGAGCCATCCTCCACTCATCCCCTGAGAGCGCCAGCCACCAGCTGCACCCTGCCCCTCCAGACAAGCCCAAGGAACAGGATCCAAAGCCCAGCCTGTGCTCTGGGGCACTGTCTGACTCTGGCCGGAACTCCATGTCTAGCCTGCCCACACACAGCACCAGCAGCAGCTACCAGTTGGATCCACTGGTTACACCAGTGGGGCCCACCAGCCGTTTTGGGGGCTCAGCCCACAATATCACCCAGGGCATCATCCTCCAGGACAGCAACATGATGAGTCTGAAGGCTCTGTCTTTCTCCGATGGGGGCAGCAAGCTGGCCCACCCAAGCAAGGCAGACAAGGCTTCCTCATGCATCCGCTCCCCCATCTCCACAGATGAATGCAGCATCCAGGAGCTTGAGCAGAAGctgctggagagggagggagcactcCAGAAGCTGCAGCGTAGCCTTGAGGAGAAGGAGCTGGCCTCCAGTCAGGCTTATGAAGAGCGGCAGTGGCGCTGCAAGGAGGAGCTGGATGGCCTGGAGCAGAAGTGCAGTGGCAAGTTGAAGCAAGCCTCACAGAAGAGCCAGCGCACACAGCAGGTGCTGCACCTCCAGGTGCTCCAGCTCCAGCAGGAGAAGAGGCAGCTCCGGCAGGAGCTTGAGAGCCTCATGAAGGAACAGGACCTGCTGGAGACCAAGCTCAAGTCCTATGAGAAGGAGAAGACCAGCTTTGCCCCTGCACTGGAAGAGACTCAGTGGGAGGTGAGGCTTATGGTGGGGGCTTGGGGTGGTCAGCTATTTGATACCAGTCCCCACTTCTCCTCCAGGTTCTAGCCCATGGTGTGTGTACACAAATTGCCCAAAGTGAGCCAGAGTGCCAGACTTGTGACCCAAACAAAGGGCTCCATGGTGAACCATGTCGGGAGTACAATTAGTGTGAGCTTCCTACTCTCTCCCCCCTCAGGGCCTCATGGCCTCCAGAATTCAACTTGCTAACTGAGTCATTGACTGAGGAGCTGGAACTGAGAGAATAGAGGCCTCACTGGGCTGAGGGCCGACCCACTTCATCTGCTTGCAGGAAGCTCAAAAGAAACACAAGCCATGCCTGAGCATGAGTTCATGCTGGTTCAAGAGCCCACTAGAGAGCAgactttgttatttttgagagaagggacCCCACGCACTAGTAAGAGTGACCTCATTTGTGGCAGGTATCACTGACAGAATGGGCCATTCTACACAGAACTGTAAGTGGGGCTTCTAGTTGGTGGACTGCAATGGAAACATAGAAGAGCAAGAGAAGGGCACACCATACCTGGAAATGAGGCATCTGGACCTGGCTTAGCTGGAGAAGCTAACCCCCACATTCTGATCTCCAGAAAATAGCTCTTCTCACCTGAAGGGCCTCTCAAGGTGGCACAGGGGACAGATAGGGGTGTGGGCATGGTGGTTCTTTTATTCTCCCCAAAGACTCCTACCCTGGAAAGGAACTGAGGAGGCATTGTGTCTGATTAGACCAGTGCCACCCCAGGTCAGGGTGACACATCCTCAGCAACATAAGCACCTGTTTGCACTGGAGCTTTCTGTACTCATTCTAGAAATTAGAGTGACCAATGTTATCAGGAGTAGAGAGGAAAATGATCCTTTCTATGAAAGAGATGAATGGGGGTACTGGACATGTGAGAAGGGAAAATCACTTATTTGCCAGGCTTCCCACAGAGGAAAGGATGCTGGCCATAGGGgtctttcctctttcctattGATGATGGCACAGAAGACCCCACCCTAACGATCATTTCTCAGCCAGGGATCAGAGACATTTTGGGGCACCTCAAAGATATAAGCTCGTCCTGGTGCTAGGCTTCCATGCTTATTTGTCCAATTCCCAGCTAAGCTAGACATCACTGTGACCTCATTCCCATATTGTCCAGTCAGTCTAGACAGTAAAACAATAAATAGAATAAGTATTTATAATATCACATAAATATATTGCAAACATATTTAGAATAGTAATTTATCAAGTGTTTATTAAGTGCCAAACCCTAGGTTCtcccatttaatccttataataaccctacttcatagggttattATATGAAGTagggttattataaataatcctTAATTTAGTTAAGAAAACTGACAACACAGAGGTTATAGTAGCAAACAActagttaaatgacttgcccaagatcaccacATAATAGGtatcagagccaggatttgattTAATGATTTGGCTCCAAAGTTCACATTTTTAGTCACTACCCCATACTATCACCAAGATCAGCCAATCATATACAGATGTGGTCGAGCCAGGATTCAAAAGCAGGCCCATGCCTCAACCATGACTCTATGTTGCTCCCTCCATGAAACAAACACAGGCTTTGCCTTAGAAAGACATTCCTGGTCCCACACAAGCATTGTGGATGAGGTTATGCATTGCTTCATAAGTGGCTCATGAGAGCAAGGAGTTGGGGGTTCCTACTGTGAGAGAAGTGAGGAAAAATTAAGGTAGCTTCTGGTCTTGTTCCAAGAATCCATTCTGTAGAGGCCCAGGCTCTGACCTTCATTCTGTCCAGCTTTCCCACAGGCCAGCAGGAAACATTCTTGTGACACAGCCAACCAGACTGGTCTAGGTCATCTTTTGAGCCACCCATGACCCCAAATGGTCAAGACCCCAGAGATGCATGGGTCTGAATCAGTGCCTTTGATTTTGTCTGCTGCTTTTGGCCAACTTTCAAAGGGGAATAAGAATAGAAATGGTGGAGGGGTGGGACAGGGGGAGAACATAGTAGCTTGTCATTTGGCAGATCTGAATTGGACACTGTCTCTGAGGCAGGCATGTTGCTGGTCATTGGCATGTAGCTGGTCATTGGCGTGTAGCAGTTAATACTTGAAAATAGTCTTTATCCCCAgtagggaaggaggggagccaggTATGCACAAGGGTGAGGTCAGAAGATGTGGGCACAAACATGAATGACAGAAGTTTGCCAGACATGGAACTCAAGGTCATTAATGTTAAGTGTGGATGATGGAGCTACCAGTAGTGAGCATTGGTTTACACACAACCATGGGTTTGGGTACTGATTGAGATATAGACTCTAATTTGGGGTTGAGACAGGCATGTGGACAGACTAAGACTACAGAATGACAGGAACCTCAGAGAGGGGCTTGGCCTTCACGGGTCACCCAGACCATCATGCCTGGGAACTCTCTTGAGACACCATGTCAGGACCAGCCTAATTCTTTAGGCAGTTAAGATGTTACTCTCCCCAGATAAGGACCTCTTATATCTTAGCACCTTCTCTTCTTCCCAACCCAACCCTTGGCAGGTGTGCCAGAAGTCGGGTGAAATCTCTCTTCTGAAGCAGCAGCTGAAGGAGTCCCAGACAGAAATCAACACCAAGGCTAGTGAGATCCTTAGTCTGAAGGCACAGCTGAAGGACACACGGGGCAAACTGGAGGGCATGGAGCTGAAGACTCAGGATTTAGAGAGTGCTCTGCGCACCAAGGGCCTGGAGCTAGAGGTCTGTGAGAATGAGCTTCAGCGCAAGAAAAATGAGTCCGAGCTTCTCCGAGAGAAGGTGAACCTGCTGGAGCAGGAGCTGCTGGAGCTGCGGGCCCAGGCTGCCTTGCAGCGGGAAGCTGTGTCTCTGGGGCCAGGGCTAGGGCCAGGGCCTGGGATTACCTTCTCTGAGGACATCCCCGCCCTGCAGCGGGAGTTGGAGCGGCTGCGTGCGGAGCTCAAGGAGGAGCGGCAAGGCCATGACCAGATGTCCTCAGGCTTCCAGCATGAGCGGCTGGtgtggaaggaggagaaggagaaggtgatCCAGTACCAGAAGCAGCTACAGCAGAGCTACCTGGCCATGTACCAGCGGAATCAGCGCCTGGAGAAGGCCCTGCAGCAGCTGGCCCATGGGGACGGTGCAGGGGAGGCCTTTGAAATTGACCTTGAAGGGGCCGACATCCCCTACGAGGATATCATAGCCACTGAGATCTGAGGGGCCTCCTGGGAGAGGGAGAGCCTGGGACCTGACATTGGGAGGCAGGGGTACAGAGCCTGTAAAGGAGGGCTCCTCTCCCCACTACCCTGCTCAATAACTCATGTCTCTGAGAGAAGCCTTCCCCAAGGCACAGACCTGGGACCcaacaggggaggagagagaaggagaaggactgCTACATGACTTTTCCAACCCTTGCCCACATTCCAGCATATACCATCCCTCCAGCCCACCAGACCTCTAGCTTTCCCAACAGATGCATCCAGGGATCTCCGTCATTTGGTTAATAGATCCCTAAACCTTgccctttgtttaaaaatatttagaccCTCTCCCAGGGATGATGGTGACTGCCATATTGGCCAATGGGCACCCCATGACAGAAACTCCCTTCTGTGTGTTCCCACAACTGCCTTTTTGCCCCTGGACACATTGGGATGCCTTGGGAATAGAAAGAAGCCATCTGTGACCATAAGCCTTGGATCCTGACCTGTTTATAACCTGAGCTATTTTCCTGTGGTCTCCGAGTTGTAGGGCTTGTAGTGAGGTGTGGGGAACCTTGCTTAGCAACATCAGAGCTGTCCCAATTCTGGAAAGCCACAGACAGGAGGGGAAAGCTGGGGCAGCCCAGGAATGTCTAGACTCTCTAACCAGAGAAGGTTAGAGGGAGAAGCCAGGTAGTAATGACCAGACCCTGCTGGGCCCTGCTAACTGGAGGTGAGCAGCCTTGGACAACTGGTAGCCCAAATTTGACTTCAGTGACCACTCTTCTTAAAGCCATAGACActgaggccctggggagggggagattaAAAGCACCTGACACAGGGTGGGTGTGGCTTATAGGTCAGGGGCAAtccccagagccccaggcagagagaagaagcaCAAATACAGTCTTAATGAACAGCCCCAGGGCCACTGGCTAGCCTCCCTCCACCTGGGCCCCATAGGAGCCCCCAGCTGTAAAGAAACCAGAGGGCTTCAGCTTTCTGGGGGCTGGGCCAGTACCTAGTAGGGgaaggggaggcggggagggggtgctggtGTTTCTTTTCTAAAGATGTGtagagctgggggaggagagaatggtGGAGTTTCTCAGTTGCttggttcaaagaaaaaaaatttttttggtcttctttcgtctttttttctttcttgtcttttcagaAGCAAGCCAGATCTAGCAGGCAGCCAGAACTGTTCCATGTTCTATTTTTGACTCAAGCTACAGCTGCTGTTCTTTCTTAGGACAGCCAAGCCTTGCTGGATTCCTGAGTTTCATGCCTGCTTGCTGAGAGGGGTTCACTGAGGTAGGAGGGATGAGAGTCTGGGTATTTAGCAATCTGAGACCAAACCCCTGGTTCTGCCTCCCTGACCACAGTCTTTACAGGAcccagagtgggagtgggagctGCTTCTcatcaccctccccccaccccaactacAGCCCCCATTCCTCCAGAGCCACCACGGTCTTTCTGAGTTGGGCTGAGGGCAGGGCCACCTTCCCTGCAATTGGCTCTGCCTTCTAGTCCCTGAGGTTAAACTGTGCCTGTCCTGCTGCCTTCATGTGACAGAGGAGCTTTTCTGGAATTTCAAGCAATTGCTCTTAGTCATAGGCTAGATTTAAACCTGAAACGGATA
Coding sequences within:
- the LZTS1 gene encoding leucine zipper putative tumor suppressor 1 isoform X2, whose translation is MGSVSSLISGHSFHGKHCRASRYKLGKSSHLKKLNRYSDGLLRFGFSQDSGHGKSSSKMGKSEDFFYIKGSEKGAVRPTAFKPVLPRSGAILHSSPESASHQLHPAPPDKPKEQDPKPSLCSGALSDSGRNSMSSLPTHSTSSSYQLDPLVTPVGPTSRFGGSAHNITQGIILQDSNMMSLKALSFSDGGSKLAHPSKADKASSCIRSPISTDECSIQELEQKLLEREGALQKLQRSLEEKELASSQAYEERQWRCKEELDGLEQKCSGKLKQASQKSQRTQQVLHLQVLQLQQEKRQLRQELESLMKEQDLLETKLKSYEKEKTSFAPALEETQWEVCQKSGEISLLKQQLKESQTEINTKASEILSLKAQLKDTRGKLEGMELKTQDLESALRTKGLELEVCENELQRKKNESELLREKVNLLEQELLELRAQAALQREAVSLGPGLGPGPGITFSEDIPALQRELERLRAELKEERQGHDQMSSGFQHERLVWKEEKEKVIQYQKQLQQSYLAMYQRNQRLEKALQQLAHGDGAGEAFEIDLEGADIPYEDIIATEI
- the LZTS1 gene encoding leucine zipper putative tumor suppressor 1 isoform X1, which translates into the protein MGSVSSLISGHSFHGKHCRASRYKLGKSSHLKKLNRYSDGLLRFGFSQDSGHGKSSSKMGKSEDFFYIKVSQKARGSHHPDYTALSSGDIGGQAGVDFGPSTPPKLMPFSSQLEMGSEKGAVRPTAFKPVLPRSGAILHSSPESASHQLHPAPPDKPKEQDPKPSLCSGALSDSGRNSMSSLPTHSTSSSYQLDPLVTPVGPTSRFGGSAHNITQGIILQDSNMMSLKALSFSDGGSKLAHPSKADKASSCIRSPISTDECSIQELEQKLLEREGALQKLQRSLEEKELASSQAYEERQWRCKEELDGLEQKCSGKLKQASQKSQRTQQVLHLQVLQLQQEKRQLRQELESLMKEQDLLETKLKSYEKEKTSFAPALEETQWEVCQKSGEISLLKQQLKESQTEINTKASEILSLKAQLKDTRGKLEGMELKTQDLESALRTKGLELEVCENELQRKKNESELLREKVNLLEQELLELRAQAALQREAVSLGPGLGPGPGITFSEDIPALQRELERLRAELKEERQGHDQMSSGFQHERLVWKEEKEKVIQYQKQLQQSYLAMYQRNQRLEKALQQLAHGDGAGEAFEIDLEGADIPYEDIIATEI